In Candidatus Chlorohelix allophototropha, one DNA window encodes the following:
- a CDS encoding serine/threonine protein kinase: MSDQLKLGSTILNKYLIDSIIGTGGFGAVYKAYDLKLKRWAAIKTLLYTQSRLDNRYGVGAFEEFLSRFQREATVSSYFTQNPNIITVYGLEEDEDGDYYLILEFVEGGSLTDYIRNNKKLTIEETCAVTLDLSRALVDIHNHPADIVHRDLKPSNILLRKNGQALIADFGIAQVGHESQRTTIGARHPGSLPYMSPEQAKEYSYLSPTSDLYSLGLIIYEMLTGMLYAKYKRMPPSSVNPEVPAWLDDLVTRLLSILPEERLQKAEEISHLLLENIPELEKFRIIPHSSAPVTPPIEAIRTTPLEGAVNNELPTIDISDKKLPETLTETIALSKQPTALPTTDKRRPNFIWVGAITAVILFLGIVGVLLAGNGQNNNNLTATIAAAVESTSKTTSTVTDNTTLSISNINTVATMPLTDSVTATEIPSTPTPGPSLIIFGVGTTQRGDVETVQPADATDTFTLGSEAFGYINFDGGRPDLDKVELSIISDSVTRTPITITITKKSGFQILSLGKLELGSYRIELRYNGQLLPNQPQFKVVAPPTTVAIPTQRPVNQQPLQTTTAPTPRTTAPIPAPTTKTVCPPGQC; this comes from the coding sequence ATGTCAGATCAGTTAAAATTAGGCTCTACCATATTAAATAAGTATCTTATCGACTCCATCATTGGTACTGGAGGATTTGGTGCAGTCTATAAGGCTTATGACCTAAAACTCAAACGTTGGGCTGCTATAAAAACTCTACTCTATACGCAGAGTAGGCTGGATAATCGTTATGGAGTCGGGGCATTTGAAGAATTCCTGAGTCGTTTCCAACGAGAAGCAACCGTCAGTAGCTACTTTACTCAAAATCCCAATATTATCACGGTTTATGGTCTGGAAGAAGACGAAGATGGGGATTATTACCTAATCCTTGAGTTTGTCGAGGGTGGTTCCCTAACCGATTATATCCGTAATAATAAAAAATTAACTATCGAAGAAACCTGCGCAGTTACACTCGATCTTTCTAGGGCGTTAGTTGATATTCACAATCATCCTGCCGATATTGTACACCGTGATTTAAAGCCCAGTAATATCCTTCTACGAAAAAATGGGCAGGCGCTTATAGCAGATTTTGGAATCGCGCAGGTCGGTCACGAAAGCCAACGCACTACGATTGGCGCACGACATCCGGGTTCATTACCCTATATGTCGCCCGAACAGGCTAAGGAATATAGCTATCTTTCGCCAACCTCTGATCTTTATTCTCTAGGCTTGATTATTTATGAAATGCTGACCGGTATGCTGTATGCCAAATACAAACGCATGCCCCCAAGTTCGGTTAATCCTGAAGTTCCAGCATGGTTGGATGACTTAGTAACCCGCCTACTTAGTATTCTGCCAGAAGAGCGCTTGCAGAAAGCCGAAGAAATAAGCCACCTATTGCTGGAAAATATACCTGAATTAGAAAAATTCAGAATAATACCGCATAGTTCTGCGCCAGTAACCCCTCCGATAGAAGCAATACGGACTACCCCACTAGAAGGGGCAGTAAACAATGAACTTCCTACAATTGATATATCTGATAAAAAACTACCTGAAACTCTGACTGAGACAATTGCTTTATCAAAACAGCCTACCGCTTTACCGACTACCGACAAACGCAGACCAAACTTTATATGGGTAGGCGCAATTACAGCAGTTATTCTATTTCTAGGAATAGTCGGCGTTTTATTGGCGGGTAATGGTCAAAATAACAACAATTTAACTGCAACTATTGCGGCAGCAGTAGAATCAACTTCAAAAACCACTTCAACTGTTACGGATAATACAACTTTATCCATTTCAAATATTAATACTGTAGCCACAATGCCCTTGACCGATTCCGTTACAGCGACTGAAATCCCTAGCACACCCACTCCTGGACCTTCATTGATTATATTTGGGGTTGGCACAACTCAACGAGGTGATGTTGAAACAGTCCAACCTGCCGATGCTACCGATACTTTTACGCTTGGAAGTGAAGCCTTTGGCTATATAAATTTCGATGGCGGCAGACCGGATTTGGATAAAGTGGAACTGTCCATAATTTCGGATTCGGTTACACGAACTCCCATTACTATAACAATTACCAAAAAATCTGGATTCCAGATTTTGTCGCTTGGAAAATTGGAACTCGGTTCTTATCGAATCGAATTGCGCTACAATGGGCAGTTATTACCAAATCAACCTCAGTTTAAAGTGGTAGCGCCACCCACTACTGTAGCAATCCCAACTCAGCGCCCTGTAAACCAGCAACCGCTTCAAACTACTACAGCACCTACACCCCGTACAACTGCGCCTATACCTGCGCCAACTACTAAAACTGTCTGCCCACCGGGGCAATGTTAA